In Polycladomyces subterraneus, one genomic interval encodes:
- a CDS encoding MFS transporter: MTQPIERSKTRRIVGNIFKGSVGNLIEWYDWYVYTAFAVYFSSEFFPKGDTTSQLLDTAAIFAVGFLMRPIGSLLLGRYADRHGRRAALTLSISVMAGGSLIIACTPGYDTIGVLAPIILVLARLLQGLSLGGEYGTSATYLSEMASSGRRGFYSSFQYVTLIAGQLVAMGVQIILQQIFSESDMKYWGWRIPFVIGAMGALVVLWLRRTMDESEQFSKMGSESRASAGTIRAMMKHPKAVLTVVGLTLGGTVAFYTYTTYLQKFMVNTVGLPKEVVSWINFVALLVFAVLQPLAGMLSDRIGRRPLLISFGILGTLLTVPLFLILEQTKNPIGAFLLMMAGLIIVTGYTSINAIVKAELFPTEVRALGVGFPYGVTVAVFGGTAEFIALWCKSIGYESLFYYYVAACIAVSFIVYWRMAESSKVSRIEAELGAEVVLTHRTENEA; encoded by the coding sequence ATGACTCAACCCATTGAGCGCTCAAAGACGCGACGCATCGTAGGCAACATCTTCAAAGGTTCAGTGGGCAATCTGATCGAATGGTACGACTGGTACGTTTATACTGCATTCGCGGTTTATTTCTCGTCCGAGTTCTTCCCAAAGGGAGACACGACAAGCCAACTGCTTGACACAGCGGCGATCTTCGCCGTCGGCTTCCTGATGCGCCCGATAGGGAGCCTGCTGCTGGGCCGATACGCCGATCGTCATGGCCGCCGTGCTGCGTTGACGCTTTCCATCTCCGTCATGGCCGGTGGTTCTCTGATTATTGCCTGCACACCTGGCTATGACACCATTGGCGTGTTGGCTCCTATTATTCTGGTTCTCGCACGTCTTCTCCAAGGGTTGTCTCTAGGTGGAGAATATGGAACCTCGGCAACGTATCTGTCCGAGATGGCCAGTAGCGGCCGCCGCGGATTCTACTCGAGCTTCCAGTACGTCACGCTAATTGCCGGACAGCTGGTGGCTATGGGTGTTCAAATCATCCTCCAACAAATATTCAGTGAATCCGATATGAAGTACTGGGGCTGGCGTATTCCCTTCGTTATCGGAGCAATGGGGGCGTTGGTCGTATTGTGGCTGCGCCGAACGATGGACGAATCAGAGCAGTTCTCAAAAATGGGTTCTGAAAGCCGGGCTAGCGCTGGAACGATTCGAGCTATGATGAAGCACCCCAAGGCAGTGCTGACAGTAGTCGGACTTACGCTCGGCGGAACGGTCGCCTTCTATACCTACACGACGTATTTACAGAAATTCATGGTGAATACTGTGGGACTCCCCAAGGAGGTCGTCAGTTGGATTAACTTTGTTGCCCTGCTGGTATTCGCCGTACTTCAACCTCTTGCCGGTATGCTGTCCGATCGGATTGGACGGCGCCCGCTATTGATTAGTTTCGGTATCCTCGGAACGTTGTTGACGGTACCATTGTTCCTGATCTTGGAACAGACGAAGAACCCTATCGGTGCTTTCTTGCTCATGATGGCGGGGCTCATCATTGTCACTGGTTACACTTCCATTAATGCAATCGTGAAAGCCGAGCTCTTCCCAACAGAAGTCCGTGCCCTTGGCGTGGGTTTCCCCTACGGAGTCACCGTGGCGGTGTTCGGCGGGACGGCGGAGTTCATCGCGTTATGGTGCAAGAGTATTGGCTATGAGTCACTCTTCTACTACTATGTAGCTGCCTGTATTGCCGTGAGTTTCATCGTCTACTGGCGTATGGCTGAGTCTTCTAAAGTCTCCCGCATCGAAGCCGAGCTCGGCGCTGAAGTGGTTTTAACCCATCGAACAGAAAATGAAGCCTAA